A window of Cohnella herbarum contains these coding sequences:
- the pabA gene encoding aminodeoxychorismate/anthranilate synthase component II: MILVIDNYDSFTYNLVQYLGELGEEIVVHRNDEIDLDGIAKLAPDHILISPGPCTPNEAGVSLALLERFKGEIPIFGVCLGHQAIGQAFGGDVIRADQLMHGKTSEIAHDGRTIFEGLPSPFTATRYHSLIVKRDTLPDCLEISAETEDGLIMGLRHKEYVVEGVQFHPESIMTDYGLQILRNFLSQKTGVRA; the protein is encoded by the coding sequence ATGATTCTAGTGATCGACAATTACGATTCTTTTACGTATAACTTGGTGCAGTATTTAGGGGAGCTCGGCGAAGAAATCGTCGTTCATCGCAACGACGAGATCGACCTGGACGGCATCGCCAAGCTGGCGCCGGACCATATTCTGATCTCGCCGGGACCTTGCACGCCGAACGAAGCGGGGGTCAGCCTGGCGTTGCTGGAACGGTTCAAAGGGGAAATTCCGATCTTCGGCGTCTGTCTCGGACATCAAGCGATAGGCCAAGCCTTCGGAGGAGACGTCATTCGGGCGGACCAACTCATGCACGGCAAAACATCCGAGATCGCGCACGACGGGCGCACGATTTTCGAGGGGCTTCCTTCCCCGTTCACGGCGACGCGTTACCACTCCTTGATCGTGAAGCGCGATACGCTGCCGGACTGTCTGGAGATCAGCGCGGAGACGGAGGATGGCTTGATTATGGGCCTGCGGCATAAAGAATACGTCGTGGAAGGCGTACAATTCCATCCGGAGTCGATTATGACGGATTACGGATTACAGATTTTGCGTAATTTTCTAAGTCAGAAAACGGGCGTGCGGGCATGA
- the pabC gene encoding aminodeoxychorismate lyase, producing MNFLYNGQLTDSQEAVISAFDHGFLYGMGLFETFRTYGGRPWLLERHAARLAKGCEMLGIGYVPDVERMKSAIAELLAANGLTDGYIRWSVSAGEGAIGLPADVYDKPNEIAYAKELAVDEPSARKGKTVRLLKLPRSTPEGDVRLKSFHYMNNINAKRELNREGARPGTEGLFLSHEGFVVEGMVSNVFWISDGVLYTPEASTGLLEGVTREFVLELAKDMGIRTEQGSYPWDKLLYADEVFLTNSIQEIVPVTKVENIGGRGLNPGGCNSVGAITYNLMHQYREAAERNDTK from the coding sequence ATGAATTTCCTGTACAACGGACAATTGACAGATAGCCAAGAAGCCGTGATCTCCGCATTCGATCACGGTTTTTTGTACGGCATGGGACTATTCGAGACGTTCCGGACTTACGGCGGTAGGCCTTGGCTGCTTGAGAGGCACGCCGCGCGGTTGGCCAAGGGCTGCGAAATGCTGGGAATCGGTTACGTGCCGGATGTCGAACGGATGAAGTCGGCGATTGCCGAACTATTGGCGGCGAACGGTTTAACGGACGGATATATCCGTTGGTCGGTATCCGCGGGAGAAGGAGCGATCGGGCTTCCGGCAGACGTCTACGACAAACCGAACGAAATCGCGTACGCCAAGGAGTTGGCCGTAGACGAGCCCTCCGCCCGAAAAGGGAAAACCGTGCGCCTGTTGAAGCTCCCGCGCAGCACCCCGGAAGGCGATGTTCGGTTAAAGTCTTTTCATTACATGAATAATATCAATGCCAAGAGAGAATTAAATAGGGAAGGCGCAAGACCGGGAACGGAAGGACTGTTCCTGAGCCATGAAGGGTTCGTCGTCGAAGGCATGGTCAGCAACGTGTTCTGGATATCGGACGGCGTGCTGTATACGCCCGAGGCTTCGACGGGTTTACTTGAAGGGGTCACGCGCGAGTTCGTGTTGGAATTAGCGAAGGACATGGGAATCCGGACGGAACAGGGATCGTATCCTTGGGACAAGCTATTGTATGCGGACGAGGTATTCCTAACGAATTCCATTCAGGAGATCGTTCCGGTGACGAAGGTCGAGAACATCGGCGGGCGGGGGCTGAATCCGGGAGGCTGCAACTCCGTCGGGGCCATTACTTATAACCTCATGCATCAATACCGGGAGGCTGCCGAAAGGAACGATACGAAATGA